From the genome of Solanum lycopersicum chromosome 12, SLM_r2.1:
cacaaagtcattgtttgtttgtatatttgtgATATGTTGACCATCAATACAGACACTAATGATATAAATGTTACTAAACAAATGCTAGAAAGCAAGTTTGAGATGAAAAATCttggagttgctaatgcgatcttagGTATAAGAATCCTTAGAACTCCATAACGTTTAAAattttcacggtctcattgcattgaaaaggcACTTGACTAGTTCAAATAATTGGATGTCAATATTTGTCAGgtctccaataaatgtgagaTTTGCATTTCAAAACAGTGAAACTAAAAGTGATTAACAATTGAATTGTGCTAGAGTATTATGAAGTTCGATGTATATCATGAAGTGTGTGCAATCAAATATAGCATTTCTTATTAATAAACTGAGTTGGTTCACAAATGATCTCAATCAAACTCATTAGATGGCAATAAATAGaattttggagtatttaaaaaatacttaaaactatgccttgcattataacaatatcaagtagtattgaaaggatatagtgatgcaaatttgATCATCggacaaatgaagtaaaatccatGAATggatatttatttaatcttggtagaggagcagtctATTGGAAATATTTCATAAGAGACATGTATCtctagctctacaatgatctttgagctaggtgctcaagataaggtcggtgaataagttgaaagactccaaaatttcttgatagatattttTTTGGCTCAAACCATTGacattagtatgcatacactttgaTAGTCAAGATTCAATAGGTCCTGGAGCATAATGTATAAAGAAAAGTCTCGTCACATAGGACATAAGCATGATGCCATTAGAAAACTATTCTCAAGtggaattatcagaattgactatgtaaagtcaaaggataatgtgtcggatccacttacaaaaaggtCTAACTAAACAGAAAGTTTCAAGATCATCTAAGGAAATGAGTTTACGGCTTAGACAAGTCATCATGGtggtaactctatctagtaGACTgcagatcccaagagctagattcaaggagaaaaataaagttctGAATggcggttcgacattgtcagcCAACTCAATATATTCTCATGATGCAGACAATGCTTAGGATTAAGGATACAACCATAAACAGTAAAgagttaattgtgtgacatatggttgtctagatatacaccaaagctcaacggttcaaagatatcgcatTTCCGATTGACTGAGTATATctgacatatgttcactacgaaaAGTCCAAGGGTAAACCTACTTATCCATATGTAATgaattcttgcttgtaaagtacacatacttgtttGTTTCTTGTCTTGGAACCATTCTCCATTCATGCGGGGATTGTTGTGTATCAAAAAGTAtcaatggaaaatgaagagttacgACTTTtttgaagagttgcgacttttatgaaaagttgcgacttttatgaaaaattgtgacttttatgaaaggtgacgacctttctgaaagattgtgacatTTCCAAAGGCTTGTGATCTTTCTGGTAAggcacaaaaaaaatattttcgaactaccttttgttttctataaattaacggatttcctcttattttaaaaatagaatttctgcacttcttctactactattAAATCTAGTATACTAAGTGTTTTTTACTGCTGTTGAGTGTCTCGCTGACACCAGTgttttgggtatcaatacaATAGTGATTTAGATCATTCTATCTTGAAAGGaaatattccaaatcaaacctcggatactataGGGGaataagggcccgtttggatgggcttaataaaagcagctttaaaaaagtacttttgaaagtgctgaaacttatttttaaaataagcagttatgtgtttgaataaaagtgctgaagttaaaaaaaagttgttgatgtgtttggcaaataagtgctgataaataGCTTTTTAAATCGAAATGTCTGAAATGCCCTTAaagctgttaacataataaaagttaattaatttatattttacagccataaataattatattttgctatcattcacaatttttttctcattacaaattatgtataagaggaatataaacttattatagattttaaagatatttaatttaaatagatcaaagaacgatttaagatttattttagtttcatccataggtaataataattgtctatcattcatatatttttttattatcacaaattatttataagaggaatataaattttaatataagttatatgtgcaacttattttacattttaataatatataatttgaatagtgtctatcatccacatacTTCTTTATCAACAAATTACTTATAAGAAGAATActtcatatttcaaaaataagttgtttgattcaaatacaaatatcaaaataaaagagaacACTTTACTAACATAAAAGTAACATCAAACGTTACCAATTTCATTAGCAATCATGTCACGAAGTCCCGTCCAATAAGTATCATTTTGTTCTTCCATGTTGTTTTCTTCATCGTTAGTGTTTGAACTTGAGCCAAATTCGGAGTCAACTGATGGAATATATCTCTCATCCTCAGCCGTTTGAAATGCATCATccacattgcatttttgtttgatataatTGTGAATGGCCATAGTAGCAAGTACGATGTCCCTTTGAGTATCAATATTATAATAAGGCATATCTCGCAAAATAGACCACCTTGCTTTCCAAACACCAAATGTACGCTCTACTATATTTCTACATGAAGAatgcatataattaaatttttcaatgtGTCCTCTTGGCTCACGCAATTGACTTGTTGCACCACGACGAAAGTCGGGAAGATGATATCTCACATTGTCTCCTTTGTATGGAGCCATATATCCCTTCATATGTGCATATCCTGCATCCactaaataatatttgtttcCTAAAGGATGTGGAAAGTTAAGTTCTTTTCTACGAAGAGCCTCACCAAATATACGACTATCATGAGCCGCTCCTTCCCACTCAGCCCATGCAAATGTAAAACACATATTAAAATCCACAACGGCAAGAATATTTTGAGTCGGATAACCTTTGCGTCCAATATAAGGTATTTGTTGATCTTGTGGCAATCTAGCTTTGACATGTGTGCCATCAAGTGCTCCAATACAATCCTAAAAAAATAGGCATGtgaactaaataaatataacaagtaatactaaaaaaatataggagttaatattttaaaagatcaCTCGACTTtcacaatttatttaataaagtcATTGACCTTTTTAAGATATTAACTCAAAATATAGCAAATTAAAAGTTGTTACTTACCTTAAAAAAAGGCAAATATCGCTCGTTACATGGCTTGTGAGCTCCAACACCATCATTATAATTCAAATGTGGTTTAATAATGTCTCTTGCAAGTTTAGAAACGGCTTTTAAAACACTATGAAAGTGTCTATGGACCGTCTCCCCCGAATGTTGAAAGATATCTTGTATCATTCGGTTTCCCGCTCCATGTGCACAAGTCATTAAGAACATGCCTAACATTTCATTTATGGACATTCCACGGGTGGGCTTAAGtccatatttttcttctaaatcttTGGATAGATTAACAAACACCACCTTCTTTAACCGAAAATTTTCATAACAACGAGTTTCATTTCCTTGTAATATCtcttgaataaatatatatctgGAACTCTTTGATGTACGACAAGGTTTTTTGAATAAGTATTTTTCATAATacattaaaatgtatttacCTGCTATCCGGCATAGAGACATCCATTCTTTCTCGTTTTGCTCTCTCCTACTTTGTTCTagttcttcatcttcttcatctaaCAAATCACTTAAATGAGGTGATATGGTAAAGTCCAAATCCTTCATTtaactacaaataaaaatatcttcaattaaaaaaaatcaaaagtat
Proteins encoded in this window:
- the LOC138340432 gene encoding uncharacterized protein — translated: MKDLDFTISPHLSDLLDEEDEELEQSRREQNEKEWMSLCRIADIIKPHLNYNDGVGAHKPCNERYLPFFKDCIGALDGTHVKARLPQDQQIPYIGRKGYPTQNILAVVDFNMCFTFAWAEWEGAAHDSRIFGEALRRKELNFPHPLGNKYYLVDAGYAHMKGYMAPYKGDNVRYHLPDFRRGATSQLREPRGHIEKFNYMHSSCRNIVERTFGVWKARWSILRDMPYYNIDTQRDIVLATMAIHNYIKQKCNVDDAFQTAEDERYIPSVDSEFGSSSNTNDEENNMEEQNDTYWTGLRDMIANEIGNV